TGCACATGGGAATCATAATCCCGATGAGCACGATCATGAAGCGACCGAGAAGAAAGTATTCATTGACCCAATTTGTGGAACAAAAGTTGAAGATGACGAAGGTTATGGAATGTTACACGAAGGTAGGTTGTTCAGGTTTTGCAAAAAAGAACATTTGGATGAATTTGATCAAAACCCGGGTAAATATATCAATCAAAATCATTCAGGAGAACTATCATGAATCACAAAATATCTTTAAAAGCTGTTGGTCATGCAACCAGTATTCTATTGGCTGCAACATTCACCATATGTGTAATATTTGATCTCATTTTTCCAGATCACGCCATGTACAAATCATGGATTCAATTGTTACCTGGTGTTCAATGGATTTCATGGCAAAGTTTCTTTTTGGGTTTAATTGAAACTTATGCTTATGGCTGGTATTTCGCATTGATTTGGGTACCGCTATATAACTACTTTAGCAAGAACCCAAACAAAAAATCTTAAAGGTTTGACGTGAAAAGAGCATACGACACATTATCTGCAAAGTTGGTGGGAATACATTCTCACCAACCCATCGTTTATATGAGGGAGGATTGTCATATCTGCCAATCTGAAGGCTATAGAAGCTTGGTAAGACTTAAGTTAACTCACCTTTCTCACCAAGTAATTGCAGAGCTACACGTTGTAAATAATGATTTTCTTGAAGAAGGATTGATAGGTTTGAATAAACGTGCATCAGATTTATTACATGCAAAAGATTCAAGCGAGATTACCATCTCACAAGCTCCACCAGTATTGTCAATGTCTGAAGTGAGAGGAAAGATTTACAACCAACCATTCACATTCGATGGATTAAAAGCGCTCATTAGTGATATCAAGCACGGTTTTCTAACAGATATAGACATTGCCAGTTTTATCAGTATTTGTGCTGGAGGTAGGTTGAATGATGAGGAAATCATTTGGTTAACTAAGGCTATGGTGGAAAGTGGTCATCAGATGACTTGGCCAATGGATGTTGTGGTTGATAAGCATTGTATTGGTGGCATACCTGGCAATAGAACCACTCCAATTGTTGTATCAATAGTGGCATCTTGCGGTCTATTCATGCCTAAAACCTCATCTCGCGCGATTACATCCCCAGCTGGTACAGCAGATGCTATGGAGTCCATAACTGAAGTTAATATCAGCATCAATAGAATGAGGACAGTATTGCTAGAGGCCAAGGCATGTTTGGCCTGGGGAGGTAGCGTTAACTTAAGTCCCGCTGATGACATACTGATTAGGGTTGAAAAAGCACTGAATATTGACAGTGATGGCCAACTCATAGCATCTGTTTTATCCAAAAAGATTGCAGCAGGATCCACTCATGTACTGATTGACATACCAGTCGGTGATACTGCAAAGGTCAGAAACAAAGAGGATGCCCAAAGACTAAGTGAACTGATGATTAACACAGGTAAAGCGCTGGGTTTAAAAGTGGAAACAGTCATTACAGATGGAACCGCGCCTATTGGCAATGGAATTGGCCCTACTCTCGAAATGAAAGATGTTCTCATGGTCTTAGAAAACTCATTTGATGCACCTGAAGACTTGAAAATCAAGTCTTTGAACCTCAGCGCAAAAATCATCGAAATGTCAGGAATCACTGAGAAAGGTCTCGGATTAAAAATGGCTGTGCAAGCTTTGGTGAGTGGAAATGCGCTTAAGAAGTTTCGGCAAATTTGTATGCTCCAAGGTGGGATTAAAGAATTAGGACATGCCTCCTATACCCAAAATATTTTAAGTGATGAGTCTGGGGTGATTACTCATATTGATAATCGCCTTATTGCAAGATTAGCGAAGTTGGCAGGCGCACCTGATGCCAAAACAGCAGGCTTATTTATGCAACAAAGGCCTGGGAGAAAGATTATGAAAGGAGAAGTATTAATGACAATTCATACTGAATCTAACGGGCAACTTAAATATGCCATGAATTTCTATAACCAAAATAAACAAA
The genomic region above belongs to Marinicella rhabdoformis and contains:
- a CDS encoding thymidine phosphorylase family protein, whose translation is MKRAYDTLSAKLVGIHSHQPIVYMREDCHICQSEGYRSLVRLKLTHLSHQVIAELHVVNNDFLEEGLIGLNKRASDLLHAKDSSEITISQAPPVLSMSEVRGKIYNQPFTFDGLKALISDIKHGFLTDIDIASFISICAGGRLNDEEIIWLTKAMVESGHQMTWPMDVVVDKHCIGGIPGNRTTPIVVSIVASCGLFMPKTSSRAITSPAGTADAMESITEVNISINRMRTVLLEAKACLAWGGSVNLSPADDILIRVEKALNIDSDGQLIASVLSKKIAAGSTHVLIDIPVGDTAKVRNKEDAQRLSELMINTGKALGLKVETVITDGTAPIGNGIGPTLEMKDVLMVLENSFDAPEDLKIKSLNLSAKIIEMSGITEKGLGLKMAVQALVSGNALKKFRQICMLQGGIKELGHASYTQNILSDESGVITHIDNRLIARLAKLAGAPDAKTAGLFMQQRPGRKIMKGEVLMTIHTESNGQLKYAMNFYNQNKQMIRVGDKL
- a CDS encoding DUF5676 family membrane protein, which produces MNHKISLKAVGHATSILLAATFTICVIFDLIFPDHAMYKSWIQLLPGVQWISWQSFFLGLIETYAYGWYFALIWVPLYNYFSKNPNKKS
- a CDS encoding YHS domain-containing protein, translating into MAGLFSLLIFALFFYLMMRFGCGAHIAHGNHNPDEHDHEATEKKVFIDPICGTKVEDDEGYGMLHEGRLFRFCKKEHLDEFDQNPGKYINQNHSGELS